A region from the Populus trichocarpa isolate Nisqually-1 chromosome 18, P.trichocarpa_v4.1, whole genome shotgun sequence genome encodes:
- the LOC7488934 gene encoding sugar transport protein 14: MAGGFVDAGNLKRAHLYEYKITGYFIFACIVAALGGSLFGYDLGVSGGVTSMDDFLVEFFPDVYRRKHAHLRETDYCKYDDQVLTLFTSSLYFAALVSTFGASYVTRSRGRRASILVGAVSFFTGALVNAFAKNITMLIIGRCFLGAGIGFSNQAVPLYLSEMAPAKVRGAVNQLFQLTTCLGILVANFINYGTEKIHPWGWRLSLGLATVPATIMFVGGIFLPETPNSLVEQGKLEEARRVLEKVRGTTRVDAEFADLVDASNEARAIKHPFRNLLARKNRPQFIIGALAIPAFQQLTGMNSILFYAPVLFQSLGFSNDASLFSSVITNAALVVGALISMALVDKFGRRAFFLEAGTEMFFVMIAVTITLALKFGEGKPIPKGIGIFLVIAICLFVLAYGRSWGPLGWLVPSELFPLEMRSAGQSVVVCVNMIFTALIAQCFLISLCHLKYGIFLLFGGLIFIMSAFIFFFLPETKQVPIEEVYLLWQNHWFWKRIVGTGPSSASQV, from the exons ATGGCAGGAGGTTTCGTCGATGCAGGAAATCTTAAGAGAGCTCATCTTTATGAGTACAAGATAACTGGTTATTTCATTTTTGCTTGCATCGTTGCAGCATTAGGAGGATCACTTTTTGGATATGATCTTGGTGTTTCAG GTGGAGTCACTTCCATGGATGATTTCTTGGTAGAATTCTTCCCAGATGTTTACAGAAGGAAGCACGCACATCTCCGCGAGACAGATTACTGCAAATATGATGACCAAGTTTTGACTCTCTTTACATCCTCGTTGTACTTTGCGGCCCTCGTTAGCACATTCGGGGCCTCCTATGTAACAAGAAGCCGAGGTAGGAGGGCTAGCATCCTTGTTGGAGCTGTCAGCTTCTTTACAGGAGCACTTGTCAACGCTTTTGCAAAGAACATTACAATGCTGATCATAGGACGATGCTTTCTTGGTGCGGGCATTGGATTCAGCAACCAA GCTGTTCCCTTGTACCTATCAGAAATGGCTCCGGCAAAAGTCCGAGGTGCAGTTAATCAACTTTTTCAACTGACAACCTGCTTAGGAATCCTAGTAGCAAACTTCATTAATTATGGAACCGAAAAGATTCATCCATGGGGATGGAGGCTATCTCTTGGCTTAGCTACAGTTCCTGCAACTATAATGTTTGTTGGTGGTATTTTCCTACCTGAGACCCCTAACAGTCTTGTAGAACAAGGAAAACTAGAGGAAGCCAGAAGAGTATTGGAGAAAGTTAGAGGCACAACGCGGGTTGATGCTGAGTTTGCTGATCTTGTTGATGCAAGTAATGAAGCAAGAGCCATAAAGCATCCTTTCAGGAATCTTCTTGCGAGGAAGAACCGACCCCAGTTCATAATTGGGGCCTTGGCGATCCCTGCATTTCAACAACTCACTGGCATGAACTCCATACTCTTCTACGCTCCCGTCTTATTTCAGAGCTTGGGTTTTAGCAACGACGCATCTCTATTTTCATCTGTGATAACCAATGCAGCACTTGTTGTTGGTGCACTCATTTCAATGGCTTTAGTAGACAAATTTGGCAGAAGAGCTTTCTTCTTGGAAGCCGGGACTGAAATGTTCTTCGTCATG ATTGCTGTGACCATAACTTTGGCCTTGAAGTTCGGAGAAGGAAAGCCAATCCCCAAAGGAATTGGCATCTTCCTTGTGATTGCCATTTGTTTGTTTGTCCTGGCTTATGGAAGGTCATGGGGTCCTCTTGGATGGCTTGTTCCAAGTGAGCTCTTCCCCTTGGAGATGAGGTCTGCTGGTCAGAGTGTGGTGGTCTGCGTCAACATGATCTTCACAGCTTTGATAGCACAGTGTTTCCTTATCTCACTCTGTCACCTTAAATATGGAATTTTCTTGCTGTTCGGTGGTTTAATTTTCATCATGAGtgccttcatcttcttcttcctgccAGAAACAAAGCAAGTACCGATTGAGGAGGTGTATCTTCTCTGGCAAAACCACTGGTTCTGGAAGAGGATAGTGGGAACCGGGCCTTCGTCAGCATCACAAGTATAG
- the LOC7488935 gene encoding probable glycosyltransferase At3g07620 isoform X2 has protein sequence METSALFQRLCLVEIRRLLMVIGVAIIVIILFQCFALPYGKGWSVSSADEDSVVMLISNPILSNSSKSSIRVFHIMTNGSDSSDLGEEARDEDEIENTDADYELSSNKIEQNDVLLKLGEMLGKSTDNTSSQEKSIETGSKHLKQVGETEILEATTSSTFGGIQSNVGTVPSVLLGISKKNGENRDRDSITSDSFFPTKVISLDHMETQTKNAELLQTISVTLNNNSTRDSISTLKRWEQSTSISQMNSLLLQSLVYSHSMPRRLSVRDRELLSAKLEIENAPRVDNPPGLYASAFRNISMFKRSYELMERMLKVYVYKEGEKPIFHQSKMRGIYASEGWFMKLIEGNKKFVVRDPRKAHLFYLPFSPHMLRTALFDHNSLNQKELAEFLKNYVDLVAKKYSFWNRTGGTDHFLVGCHDWASQMTRHHMRNCIRVLCNSNVAKGFKIGKDTTLPVTYIRSVENPLKELGGKSPSERPILAFFAGNMHGYLRPILLEYWENKEPDMKILGPMSRDIAGKRRYREYMKRSKYCICARGYEVHTPRVVESIFYECVPVIISDNYVPPLFEVLNWEAFSVFIQEKDIPNLRNILLSIPQEKYVAMQLGVKKVQQHFLWHKKPVKYDLFHMILHSVWHSRVFQMESK, from the exons ATGGAAACCTCTGCCCTTTTTCAGAGGTTATGTCTTGTAGAGATTAGGAGATTGCTGATGGTTATTGGTGTGGCCATTATTGTCATCAttctttttcaatgttttgCACTTCCCTATGGGAAAGGTTGGTCTGTATCATCTGCTGATGAGGATTCTGTAGTTATGCTGATCAGCAATCCCATCTTATcaaacagttcaaagtcaagcATACGTGTATTTCATATCATGACAAATGGTTCTGATTCATCTGATTTGGGTGAAGAAGCTCGGGATgaggatgaaatagaaaacacagatGCAGACTATGAGTTGTCATCTAATAAGATTGAACAAAATGATGTCTTGCTCAAGTTGGGGGAAATGCTCGGTAAAAGTACAGACAATACTTCTTCACAGGAAAAATCTATAGAAACTGGAAGCAAACACCTGAAGCAGGTTGGCGAAACTGAAATCTTGGAAGCAACCACGAGCTCAACATTTGGAGGAATTCAAAGTAATGTTGGCACTGTGCCAAGTGTATTATTGGGTATTTCTAAAAAGAATGGGGAAAATAGGGATAGAGATTCAATAACCTCTGACTCATTCTTCCCTACCAAGGTAATTTCTTTGGACCATATGGAGACGCAAACCAAGAATGCTGAATTATTGCAGACCATTTCTGTCACTTTGAACAATAATTCTACGAGGGATAGTATATCCACATTGAAGAGGTGGGAGCAGTCCACGTCAATATCCCAAATGAATTCACTATTGCTTCAGAGTCTTGTTTATTCCCATTCTATG CCACGACGGTTGTCTGTTCGTGATCGTGAACTTCTGTCAGCAAAATTGGAGATAGAGAATGCTCCTCGTGTAGATAACCCTCCTGGACTTTATGCCTCTGCCTTTCGAAATATTTCCATGTTCAAAAG GAGTTACGAGTTGATGGAACGCATGCTCAAAGTTTATGTCTATAAGGAAGGAGAAAAACCCATATTTCACCAGTCAAAGATGAGGGGAATATATGCCTCAGAAGGATGGTTTATGAAGCTGATAGAGGGAAACAAAAAGTTTGTAGTGCGGGACCCAAGAAAAGCTCATCTGTTTTACTTACCATTTAGTCCGCATATGTTAAGGACGGCCCTGTTTGATCACAATTCTCTCAATCAAAAGGAACTTGCAGAATTTTTGAAGAACTATGTGGATTTAGTTGCTAAAAAGTATAGTTTCTGGAATAGAACTGGAGGAACAGATCATTTTCTTGTTGGCTGTCATGACTGG GCCTCCCAAATGACGAGGCATCATATGAGGAATTGCATCAGGGTTCTTTGCAACTCCAATGTTGCCAAAGGTTTCAAGATAGGCAAGGATACTACTCTGCCTGTTACATACATACGTTCTGTTGAGAACCCTCTAAAAGAACTTGGTGGAAAATCTCCTTCAGAAAGGCCGATTCTGGCCTTTTTTGCAGGAAACATGCATGGTTATCTCCGACCAATTCTGCTGGAGTACTGGGAAAATAAGGAACCTGACATGAAAATCCTTGGTCCGATGTCTCGTGATATTGCAGGCAAAAGAAGATACCGGGAGTATATGAAGAGAAGCAAATATTGCATATGTGCCAGGGGTTATGAAGTTCACACGCCACGAGTGGTTGAATCAATTTTCTACGAGTGTGTGCCAGTCATCATATCAGACAATTACGTGCCTCCTCTTTTTGAGGTATTGAACTGGGAGGCGTTTTCTGTATTTATTCAAGAGAAAGATATCCCAAATTTGAGAAACATTCTGCTTTCGATCCCACAAGAGAAGTACGTTGCAATGCAGTTAGGAGTTAAGAAGGTGCAACAGCATTTCCTTTGGCACAAAAAACCTGtgaagtatgatttatttcatatgATTCTTCATTCAGTTTGGCACAGCAGAGTTTTTCAGATGGAAAGCAAATGA
- the LOC7488935 gene encoding probable glycosyltransferase At3g07620 isoform X1 yields METSALFQRLCLVEIRRLLMVIGVAIIVIILFQCFALPYGKGWSVSSADEDSVVMLISNPILSNSSKSSIRVFHIMTNGSDSSDLGEEARDEDEIENTDADYELSSNKIEQNDVLLKLGEMLGKSTDNTSSQEKSIETGSKHLKQVGETEILEATTSSTFGGIQSNVGTVPSVLLGISKKNGENRDRDSITSDSFFPTKVISLDHMETQTKNAELLQTISVTLNNNSTRDSISTLKRWEQSTSISQMNSLLLQSLVYSHSMKPRRLSVRDRELLSAKLEIENAPRVDNPPGLYASAFRNISMFKRSYELMERMLKVYVYKEGEKPIFHQSKMRGIYASEGWFMKLIEGNKKFVVRDPRKAHLFYLPFSPHMLRTALFDHNSLNQKELAEFLKNYVDLVAKKYSFWNRTGGTDHFLVGCHDWASQMTRHHMRNCIRVLCNSNVAKGFKIGKDTTLPVTYIRSVENPLKELGGKSPSERPILAFFAGNMHGYLRPILLEYWENKEPDMKILGPMSRDIAGKRRYREYMKRSKYCICARGYEVHTPRVVESIFYECVPVIISDNYVPPLFEVLNWEAFSVFIQEKDIPNLRNILLSIPQEKYVAMQLGVKKVQQHFLWHKKPVKYDLFHMILHSVWHSRVFQMESK; encoded by the exons ATGGAAACCTCTGCCCTTTTTCAGAGGTTATGTCTTGTAGAGATTAGGAGATTGCTGATGGTTATTGGTGTGGCCATTATTGTCATCAttctttttcaatgttttgCACTTCCCTATGGGAAAGGTTGGTCTGTATCATCTGCTGATGAGGATTCTGTAGTTATGCTGATCAGCAATCCCATCTTATcaaacagttcaaagtcaagcATACGTGTATTTCATATCATGACAAATGGTTCTGATTCATCTGATTTGGGTGAAGAAGCTCGGGATgaggatgaaatagaaaacacagatGCAGACTATGAGTTGTCATCTAATAAGATTGAACAAAATGATGTCTTGCTCAAGTTGGGGGAAATGCTCGGTAAAAGTACAGACAATACTTCTTCACAGGAAAAATCTATAGAAACTGGAAGCAAACACCTGAAGCAGGTTGGCGAAACTGAAATCTTGGAAGCAACCACGAGCTCAACATTTGGAGGAATTCAAAGTAATGTTGGCACTGTGCCAAGTGTATTATTGGGTATTTCTAAAAAGAATGGGGAAAATAGGGATAGAGATTCAATAACCTCTGACTCATTCTTCCCTACCAAGGTAATTTCTTTGGACCATATGGAGACGCAAACCAAGAATGCTGAATTATTGCAGACCATTTCTGTCACTTTGAACAATAATTCTACGAGGGATAGTATATCCACATTGAAGAGGTGGGAGCAGTCCACGTCAATATCCCAAATGAATTCACTATTGCTTCAGAGTCTTGTTTATTCCCATTCTATG AAGCCACGACGGTTGTCTGTTCGTGATCGTGAACTTCTGTCAGCAAAATTGGAGATAGAGAATGCTCCTCGTGTAGATAACCCTCCTGGACTTTATGCCTCTGCCTTTCGAAATATTTCCATGTTCAAAAG GAGTTACGAGTTGATGGAACGCATGCTCAAAGTTTATGTCTATAAGGAAGGAGAAAAACCCATATTTCACCAGTCAAAGATGAGGGGAATATATGCCTCAGAAGGATGGTTTATGAAGCTGATAGAGGGAAACAAAAAGTTTGTAGTGCGGGACCCAAGAAAAGCTCATCTGTTTTACTTACCATTTAGTCCGCATATGTTAAGGACGGCCCTGTTTGATCACAATTCTCTCAATCAAAAGGAACTTGCAGAATTTTTGAAGAACTATGTGGATTTAGTTGCTAAAAAGTATAGTTTCTGGAATAGAACTGGAGGAACAGATCATTTTCTTGTTGGCTGTCATGACTGG GCCTCCCAAATGACGAGGCATCATATGAGGAATTGCATCAGGGTTCTTTGCAACTCCAATGTTGCCAAAGGTTTCAAGATAGGCAAGGATACTACTCTGCCTGTTACATACATACGTTCTGTTGAGAACCCTCTAAAAGAACTTGGTGGAAAATCTCCTTCAGAAAGGCCGATTCTGGCCTTTTTTGCAGGAAACATGCATGGTTATCTCCGACCAATTCTGCTGGAGTACTGGGAAAATAAGGAACCTGACATGAAAATCCTTGGTCCGATGTCTCGTGATATTGCAGGCAAAAGAAGATACCGGGAGTATATGAAGAGAAGCAAATATTGCATATGTGCCAGGGGTTATGAAGTTCACACGCCACGAGTGGTTGAATCAATTTTCTACGAGTGTGTGCCAGTCATCATATCAGACAATTACGTGCCTCCTCTTTTTGAGGTATTGAACTGGGAGGCGTTTTCTGTATTTATTCAAGAGAAAGATATCCCAAATTTGAGAAACATTCTGCTTTCGATCCCACAAGAGAAGTACGTTGCAATGCAGTTAGGAGTTAAGAAGGTGCAACAGCATTTCCTTTGGCACAAAAAACCTGtgaagtatgatttatttcatatgATTCTTCATTCAGTTTGGCACAGCAGAGTTTTTCAGATGGAAAGCAAATGA
- the LOC7488935 gene encoding probable glycosyltransferase At3g07620 isoform X3 translates to MTNGSDSSDLGEEARDEDEIENTDADYELSSNKIEQNDVLLKLGEMLGKSTDNTSSQEKSIETGSKHLKQVGETEILEATTSSTFGGIQSNVGTVPSVLLGISKKNGENRDRDSITSDSFFPTKVISLDHMETQTKNAELLQTISVTLNNNSTRDSISTLKRWEQSTSISQMNSLLLQSLVYSHSMKPRRLSVRDRELLSAKLEIENAPRVDNPPGLYASAFRNISMFKRSYELMERMLKVYVYKEGEKPIFHQSKMRGIYASEGWFMKLIEGNKKFVVRDPRKAHLFYLPFSPHMLRTALFDHNSLNQKELAEFLKNYVDLVAKKYSFWNRTGGTDHFLVGCHDWASQMTRHHMRNCIRVLCNSNVAKGFKIGKDTTLPVTYIRSVENPLKELGGKSPSERPILAFFAGNMHGYLRPILLEYWENKEPDMKILGPMSRDIAGKRRYREYMKRSKYCICARGYEVHTPRVVESIFYECVPVIISDNYVPPLFEVLNWEAFSVFIQEKDIPNLRNILLSIPQEKYVAMQLGVKKVQQHFLWHKKPVKYDLFHMILHSVWHSRVFQMESK, encoded by the exons ATGACAAATGGTTCTGATTCATCTGATTTGGGTGAAGAAGCTCGGGATgaggatgaaatagaaaacacagatGCAGACTATGAGTTGTCATCTAATAAGATTGAACAAAATGATGTCTTGCTCAAGTTGGGGGAAATGCTCGGTAAAAGTACAGACAATACTTCTTCACAGGAAAAATCTATAGAAACTGGAAGCAAACACCTGAAGCAGGTTGGCGAAACTGAAATCTTGGAAGCAACCACGAGCTCAACATTTGGAGGAATTCAAAGTAATGTTGGCACTGTGCCAAGTGTATTATTGGGTATTTCTAAAAAGAATGGGGAAAATAGGGATAGAGATTCAATAACCTCTGACTCATTCTTCCCTACCAAGGTAATTTCTTTGGACCATATGGAGACGCAAACCAAGAATGCTGAATTATTGCAGACCATTTCTGTCACTTTGAACAATAATTCTACGAGGGATAGTATATCCACATTGAAGAGGTGGGAGCAGTCCACGTCAATATCCCAAATGAATTCACTATTGCTTCAGAGTCTTGTTTATTCCCATTCTATG AAGCCACGACGGTTGTCTGTTCGTGATCGTGAACTTCTGTCAGCAAAATTGGAGATAGAGAATGCTCCTCGTGTAGATAACCCTCCTGGACTTTATGCCTCTGCCTTTCGAAATATTTCCATGTTCAAAAG GAGTTACGAGTTGATGGAACGCATGCTCAAAGTTTATGTCTATAAGGAAGGAGAAAAACCCATATTTCACCAGTCAAAGATGAGGGGAATATATGCCTCAGAAGGATGGTTTATGAAGCTGATAGAGGGAAACAAAAAGTTTGTAGTGCGGGACCCAAGAAAAGCTCATCTGTTTTACTTACCATTTAGTCCGCATATGTTAAGGACGGCCCTGTTTGATCACAATTCTCTCAATCAAAAGGAACTTGCAGAATTTTTGAAGAACTATGTGGATTTAGTTGCTAAAAAGTATAGTTTCTGGAATAGAACTGGAGGAACAGATCATTTTCTTGTTGGCTGTCATGACTGG GCCTCCCAAATGACGAGGCATCATATGAGGAATTGCATCAGGGTTCTTTGCAACTCCAATGTTGCCAAAGGTTTCAAGATAGGCAAGGATACTACTCTGCCTGTTACATACATACGTTCTGTTGAGAACCCTCTAAAAGAACTTGGTGGAAAATCTCCTTCAGAAAGGCCGATTCTGGCCTTTTTTGCAGGAAACATGCATGGTTATCTCCGACCAATTCTGCTGGAGTACTGGGAAAATAAGGAACCTGACATGAAAATCCTTGGTCCGATGTCTCGTGATATTGCAGGCAAAAGAAGATACCGGGAGTATATGAAGAGAAGCAAATATTGCATATGTGCCAGGGGTTATGAAGTTCACACGCCACGAGTGGTTGAATCAATTTTCTACGAGTGTGTGCCAGTCATCATATCAGACAATTACGTGCCTCCTCTTTTTGAGGTATTGAACTGGGAGGCGTTTTCTGTATTTATTCAAGAGAAAGATATCCCAAATTTGAGAAACATTCTGCTTTCGATCCCACAAGAGAAGTACGTTGCAATGCAGTTAGGAGTTAAGAAGGTGCAACAGCATTTCCTTTGGCACAAAAAACCTGtgaagtatgatttatttcatatgATTCTTCATTCAGTTTGGCACAGCAGAGTTTTTCAGATGGAAAGCAAATGA